From the Fusarium musae strain F31 chromosome 11, whole genome shotgun sequence genome, one window contains:
- a CDS encoding hypothetical protein (antiSMASH:Cluster_11.4) — protein MKFLQQNSLTQTSMSQPDEDTSPPLRHPYLSGNFAPIHQTTNLTPCTYSGCIPPELTGGQYVRNGGNPVSHQDLGKDAHWFDGDGMLSGVSFRKTSADGKIVPEFVNQYILTDLYLSRKTTSVVSPIMPSITTLVNPLSTVFQIMLATVRTIFLVILSNLPGSQQAIKRISVANTAVLYHDGRALATCESGPPMRIQLPSLDTVGWFDGVQAEGEPEKSQASSDDSPFGGSGLFSFMKEWTTGHPKVDPVTGEMLLYHNTFMPPYVHYSVLPKSNENAPGHRLVRLVNQPVLGVSGARMMHDFGASRSHTIIMDLPLSLDPLNTMKGKEVVAYDPKKPSRFGVFPRNKPSSVRWFHTAPCCIFHTANTWDSHSSDGRKSVNLLACRMTSSTLVYTAGNIRPPVRPTSTRARDWSVEKKETACRYKEAPTLESPGEATGLTDYFSTTESDDYDQCRLYYYEFDMATKSQNSVKSQWALSAIPFEFPSVCPDREMQEARYIYGCSTSTSCFGVALGRADKVDLLIKMDAKTLIQRGKKMDTTPITGCVDRRSVSEILEEKRKDDPIKIFRLPPNHYAQEPRFVPRDSSTAEDDGYLLFYVFDESQLLPSGDCPKSARSELWILDAQNMRDVVAKVQLPQRVPYGLHGTWFSSEDIEGQRVVKSLRSLEEVQRKKDGWVNNGGQIRKSWMVLREKLETAVG, from the coding sequence TAGTGGATGCATACCGCCAGAGCTGACTGGTGGTCAGTACGTTCGGAATGGCGGCAATCCCGTCAGCCACCAAGACCTTGGCAAAGATGCCCACTGGTTTGACGGCGACGGTATGCTCTCTGGCGTCTCGTTCAGAAAGACATCCGCGGATGGGAAGATTGTACCAGAATTTGTCAATCAGTATATCTTGACGGATTTGTACTTATCGAGAAAGACGACGTCGGTTGTGTCGCCGATAATGCCAAGCATCACGACCCTGGTAAACCCGCTATCTACAGTGTTTCAGATTATGTTGGCGACCGTCAGGACGATATTTCTGGTCATTCTCTCGAATCTTCCTGGGTCTCAACAAGCCATCAAGCGCATCAGTGTTGCGAATACTGCTGTCTTGTACCACGATGGGAGGGCCTTGGCGACATGCGAAAGTGGACCGCCCATGAGGATACAGCTTCCCTCGCTGGATACTGTCGGCTGGTTCGACGGTGTCCAAGCTGAAGGAGAGCCAGAGAAATCTCAAGCCAGCAGTGATGACTCTCCGTTCGGCGGTAGCGggctcttcagcttcatgaAGGAATGGACGACAGGGCATCCCAAGGTCGACCCTGTCACTGGAGAGATGCTTCTATATCACAACACTTTCATGCCACCATACGTGCACTACTCAGTACTTCCGAAAAGTAACGAAAATGCGCCTGGGCACAGACTTGTCAGACTTGTCAATCAGCCGGTTTTGGGAGTATCTGGCGCTCGGATGATGCACGACTTTGGAGCATCTCGAAGTCATACTATTATCATGGATCTTCCTCTGAGCCTTGACCCTCTCAATACAATGAAAGGCAAAGAGGTTGTAGCATACGATCCGAAAAAACCTTCACGGTTTGGAGTGTTCCCGCGCAATAAACCGTCCAGCGTGCGTTGGTTTCATACAGCTCCATGCTGTATCTTTCATACTGCGAATACCTGGGATTCTCATTCCAGTGACGGTAGGAAGTCTGTTAACCTTCTTGCTTGTCGGATGACTTCCTCTACGCTAGTATACACAGCAGGAAATATTCGGCCTCCAGTAAGGCCTACGTCTACCCGAGCGCGGGACTGGTCagtcgagaagaaggaaacgGCCTGCAGATACAAAGAAGCTCCTACACTTGAGTCGCCTGGGGAAGCAACTGGTCTGACCGATTACTTCTCCACTACAGAGTCCGATGACTACGACCAATGCCGACTGTACTATTACGAATTTGACATGGCGACCAAATCTCAGAACAGTGTCAAGAGCCAGTGGGCTCTCTCTGCGATACCTTTCGAGTTTCCTTCTGTATGTCCAGACCGAGAAATGCAAGAGGCTCGTTACATCTACGGCTGCAGCACGTCAACTTCCTGCTTTGGTGTTGCTCTCGGACGAGCTGACAAGGTCGATCTGCTTATCAAGATGGATGCCAAGACCCTCATTCAACgtggaaagaagatggacaCAACGCCTATCACTGGGTGTGTCGATAGACGGTCAGTTAGCGAGATtcttgaagagaagaggaaggatGAtcctataaagatatttcgTCTTCCGCCGAACCACTACGCTCAAGAGCCGCGGTTTGTTCCTAGAGATTCTTCAACTGCGGAGGACGATGGATATCTGCTCTTTTATGTCTTCGACGAGTCTCAACTCCTGCCTTCTGGGGATTGTCCCAAATCTGCGAGGTCTGAGTTGTGGATTCTTGATGCTCAGAACATGCGTGATGTTGTGGCCAAGGTTCAGCTTCCCCAACGAGTACCATACGGTCTGCACGGAACTTGGTTCTCTAGTGAGGATATTGAAGGTCAACGGGTTGTGAAgtctttgagaagcttggaagaggtgcaaaggaagaaggatggTTGGGTGAATAATGGAGGACAGATAAGGAAGTCATGGATGGTGCTGCGGGAGAAGTTGGAGACAGCTGTCGGATGA
- a CDS encoding hypothetical protein (antiSMASH:Cluster_11.4): protein MAIVEPPPHLPSPGGNVSASLPTEDSLLGSHSSTNSSGKGLDPIASALVNPLSSGQSKFMQSAQGREFYLGTSSNWSFTRRVLSLTHEYIHQSPISVDNLLFDGLAYDLGWDGSRITPALDPPVMPSLDHAVFLINTVKFHCGQLFHLFDEETFMAYLHEFYADPSRHIAAADLPYIHLLLILAFGKAFAENSNYQAKRPPGADYFVTAIRLLPSIHILVYQPLISTEILCCIALYFESLDYRHSSHGFIGQAMRVALGQGMHTDMPVDQLGDRIVERSRRIWWTVYVLDREMTSLMGLPQSIHDDDIHHQLPHFDGSTQRVAALHMQIRLCRTIASVGRGVYGANGRLNKKFLLSTKKVLENIAGLADELQQQFPLGADKAVNGVSRVAGYLHTLYHQCIVLATRPLLLCFLKIRFETPDAITEALNSSQTVWNLIKMCIDSSYQMINILGCLQSQGLLEAFLPFDLESLFVSSFNLLIAPVLDSRFSEYDATFRHKTHIIFNEMISKGNLIAMFRRSELQQLDDMLGRLPREQSETTPIPIDGQIIGGTIGEGEGELNDLDDDNETMASMLPGMDDLGMDAWFTTAQMIDMANSIANSDTEFLSHTMVEHDIW, encoded by the exons ATGGCGATAGTTGAACCACCGCCTCACTTACCCTCACCTGGCGGCAATGTTTCTGCTTCGCTGCCGACGGAGGACTCGCTCCTTGGAAGTCACAGtagcaccaacagcagcgGGAAGGGACTGGACCCAATCGCGTCGGCTCTAGTGAATCCGTTGTCATCTGGGCAGTCCAAGTTTATGCAATCAGCGCAAGGACGAGAAT TCTATCTCGGAACATCTTCAAACTGGTCCTTCACCCGACGCGTCCTCAGTCTCACTCACGAATACATCCACCAAAGCCCTATCTCAGTGGATAACCTACTCTTCGATGGCTTAGCATACGATCTTGGCTGGGACGGCTCTCGAATTACTCCAGCGCTAGATCCGCCAGTTATGCCAAGTCTCGACCATGCGGTCTTTCTAATCAACACAGTCAAGTTTCACTGCGGCCAGCTATTTCACTTATTCGACGAGGAGACGTTCATGGCATATCTGCACGAATTCTACGCCGATCCGAGCCGTCATATTGCAGCAGCGGACCTTCCTtacatccatcttcttctcatcctcgccttTGGTAAAGCTTTCGCCGAGAACAGCAACTACCAAGCAAAGAGACCCCCTGGAGCCGACTACTTCGTCACGGCCATCCGACTTCTACCAAGCATTCATATCCTTGTTTATCAGCCACTAATATCGACAGAGATCTTATGTTGTATAGCTCTATACTTTGAGTCTCTCGACTACAGACACTCATCACATGGATTT ATTGGACAAGCGATGAGAGTTGCACTCGGGCAAGGAATGCATACCGACATGCCTGTAGATCAATTGGGCGATCGGATTGTTGAACGAAGTCGAAGGATATGGTGGACCGTCTACGTGTTAGACCGCGAGATGACATCTCTGATGGGCCTACCGCAGTCCATTCACGACGACGACATTCATCACCAGCTTCCGCACTTTGATGGGTCAACACAACGAGTAGCGGCGCTTCATATGCAGATTCGACTTTGCCGGACAATTGCATCAGTTGGAAGAG GCGTATACGGAGCCAATGGTCGGCTGAACAAGAAGTTCCTCCTCAGCACTAAAAAGGTTCTCGAGAACATTGCCGGACTTGCAGACGAGCTCCAACAGCAATTCCCTCTTGGTGCAGATAAAGCGGTAAACGGCGTTTCGAGGGTTGCAGGATACCTCCACACTCTTTATCATCAG TGTATCGTCCTCGCAACGAGACCTCTACTACTCTGCTTCCTCAAAATCCGCTTCGAAACCCCCGATGCTATAACAGAAGCCCTCAACTCATCCCAAACTGTCTGGAACCTGATCAAGATGTGTATCGACTCCTCCTACCAGATGATCAACATTCTTGGCTGTTTGCAAAGTCAAGGTCTGCTTG AAGCATTTCTTCCCTTCGATCTTGAGTCGCTATTCGTATCGAGCTTTAACCTCCTCATCGCGCCCGTTCTTGATTCCCGATTTTCAGAATACGATGCTACGTTCCGACACAAGACGCATATCATATTCAATGAGATGATAAGTAAGGGCAATCTCATCGCCATGTTCAGAAGGTCGGAGTTGCAGCAGCTTGATGATATGTTGGGTCGATTACCACGTGAGCAATCTGAAACAACACCGATTCCGATCGATGGACAGATTATTGGAGGAACGATTGGTGAGGGCGAAGGAGAGCTCAATGACctggatgatgataatgagaCTATGGCTTCGATGTTGCCTGGTATGGATGATTTGGGAATGGATGCGTGGTTCACGACTGCGCAGATGATTGACATGGCGAATTCGATCGCGAACAGCGACACTGAGTTCTTATCACATACAATGGTGGAGCACGATATTTGGTGA